A genomic window from Clostridium aceticum includes:
- a CDS encoding (2Fe-2S)-binding protein has translation MYKSEITLNINGEERSVYIRHADTLLYVLREQLGLTGAKPGCLNGDCGACTIEVDGEAMKSCLMLAIEAVGKKITTVEGLQNVPIKTAFIKKFAFQCGYCTPGFIMNSHSLIKKYPNADDAQIKDCLESNICRCTGYKEIEDAVKSVLSNESIE, from the coding sequence ATGTATAAATCAGAAATCACTTTAAATATAAACGGTGAAGAGCGTTCAGTCTATATACGCCACGCTGATACATTATTGTATGTTCTCCGGGAACAATTAGGTTTAACTGGAGCGAAGCCTGGTTGTTTAAATGGTGATTGTGGTGCCTGTACTATTGAAGTAGATGGTGAAGCGATGAAGTCATGCTTAATGCTTGCTATAGAAGCTGTTGGGAAAAAGATCACTACAGTGGAAGGGCTTCAAAATGTACCTATTAAAACGGCATTTATTAAAAAATTTGCCTTCCAATGTGGTTATTGTACCCCTGGATTTATTATGAATTCTCACTCATTAATTAAAAAATATCCAAATGCAGATGATGCCCAAATCAAAGATTGCTTAGAATCTAATATTTGCCGTTGTACTGGTTATAAGGAAATTGAAGATGCTGTAAAATCAGTACTGTCTAACGAATCCATAGAGTAA
- a CDS encoding MarR family winged helix-turn-helix transcriptional regulator, which yields MNFHKQLMEFYAISNEIDAFFTQLAIQSGLSVSAHWTLYFIRQSQNGCTQKSICKQWSMSKQTVNSALKVLNKKGMITLHPSEKDRRSKQIHLTPEGEAFAKKHLDVIFAAEEKTFMELSESSRTALIQGSKDYLNGLQKNLADILQKQQSEETKGDL from the coding sequence ATGAATTTTCACAAACAATTAATGGAGTTCTATGCTATCTCCAATGAGATAGATGCTTTTTTCACTCAACTGGCAATACAAAGCGGACTTTCCGTAAGTGCACATTGGACTTTATATTTTATCCGTCAATCCCAAAATGGATGCACACAAAAAAGTATCTGTAAACAATGGTCTATGAGTAAGCAAACCGTTAATTCAGCACTAAAAGTGCTGAATAAAAAAGGAATGATTACTTTACATCCTTCCGAGAAAGACAGACGTAGTAAACAGATTCACTTAACACCAGAAGGAGAAGCTTTTGCAAAAAAACATTTGGATGTTATCTTTGCAGCAGAGGAAAAAACCTTTATGGAACTGAGCGAATCGTCACGGACTGCTTTGATTCAAGGTTCCAAAGATTACCTCAATGGGTTACAAAAAAATTTAGCAGACATTTTACAAAAACAACAATCCGAAGAAACAAAGGGGGACTTATGA
- a CDS encoding MATE family efflux transporter has product MKIQLSDHFNYRHLLRFTIPSIVMMIFTSIYSVVDGLFVSNVVGSNALSSINIIMPLVMSIGAFGFMLGTGGSAVISTSLGEGKIDEAKQYFTTLVLAIIACGIVLSAICVVLIRPISYLLGASDLLIEDCVTYGSILILGSVFFMLQTSFQTFFIVAEKPKLGLLLTVVSGITNIFLDFLFIYVFKWGIAGAAWATVSGYIIGGVTPIAYFFVHKNRILYFTKTKLYPRMLLKSCLNGSSEMVTNISMSFVTVLYNLQMMKLIGESGVAAYSAIMYVSFVFVAIFIGFSIGTAPIISFHYGAGNKEELKNLLQKSIVIVSVVSFVMVILAQLFSSFIASSFSGGDTALAAFTNKGFRLYSLSFFFTGVGIFGSAFFTALCNGAVSATLSFLRTLLLPTVIILTLPLIIGINGVWLTVVLADGIAFFITLGFILKKRKQYGYI; this is encoded by the coding sequence ATGAAAATTCAATTATCAGATCATTTTAACTATCGACACTTATTAAGATTCACAATACCTTCCATTGTAATGATGATCTTCACTTCCATTTACAGCGTAGTAGATGGATTATTTGTATCCAATGTTGTAGGCAGTAACGCACTATCCTCTATCAATATCATTATGCCCCTGGTTATGTCCATCGGTGCTTTTGGTTTTATGCTTGGTACCGGAGGCAGTGCCGTTATTTCAACGTCTCTAGGTGAAGGAAAAATAGATGAAGCAAAGCAGTATTTTACCACCTTGGTTCTTGCCATTATTGCTTGCGGTATCGTTTTATCAGCGATATGCGTTGTACTGATTCGCCCAATTTCGTATTTACTTGGTGCAAGCGATTTATTAATTGAAGATTGTGTGACCTATGGTTCCATTCTAATATTGGGCAGCGTTTTCTTTATGCTTCAAACTTCTTTTCAAACCTTTTTTATTGTAGCAGAAAAACCTAAACTCGGTCTTTTATTGACTGTGGTTTCAGGTATTACTAATATTTTCTTGGATTTTTTATTTATATATGTATTCAAGTGGGGAATTGCAGGCGCAGCCTGGGCAACAGTTAGCGGCTATATTATCGGGGGTGTGACTCCTATTGCTTATTTTTTTGTACATAAAAATCGTATACTGTATTTTACCAAAACCAAACTATATCCTAGAATGCTTCTTAAAAGCTGCTTGAATGGTTCTTCAGAGATGGTAACAAACATATCCATGTCCTTTGTTACGGTACTTTACAACCTGCAAATGATGAAGCTTATCGGAGAATCTGGCGTAGCGGCGTATTCTGCTATTATGTATGTAAGTTTTGTTTTTGTAGCAATTTTTATAGGATTTTCCATTGGTACAGCACCGATTATCAGTTTCCATTATGGTGCTGGCAATAAGGAGGAGTTGAAAAATCTGCTTCAAAAAAGCATTGTTATTGTTTCCGTTGTATCATTCGTCATGGTGATTCTAGCACAGTTATTTTCAAGTTTCATCGCATCCTCCTTTTCCGGAGGTGACACTGCACTTGCCGCTTTTACGAATAAAGGTTTCCGGCTATATTCACTATCATTTTTCTTTACTGGCGTTGGTATATTCGGGTCAGCTTTTTTTACTGCTCTATGCAACGGAGCAGTTTCTGCAACCTTATCTTTTCTAAGAACACTTTTACTGCCTACGGTGATTATCCTTACCTTGCCATTAATTATAGGAATTAATGGGGTTTGGCTGACTGTTGTGCTGGCAGATGGGATTGCCTTTTTTATTACACTTGGGTTTATTCTAAAGAAAAGAAAGCAGTATGGATATATTTGA
- a CDS encoding ABC transporter permease — translation MKAFKTMFKTELKLSVRGMDMIIFAICMPVVIMVILGIIYGDRPAFDGAQYTFLEQSFGAVSTIAIAAGGVMGLPLVIADYRHKKILKRFKVTPTSPTLILAVQVLVYTIYSMVSLALIYGSASIFFGYQMEGSWIKFFSAYILVLISMFSIGVLVGGVASNIKTASVLASVLYFPMLVFSGATLPYEIMPVPLQRVADFMPLTQGIKLLKSTSLGIPVANTWFPILVMSLLATVCIFFSIRFFKWE, via the coding sequence ATGAAAGCATTTAAAACGATGTTTAAGACAGAATTAAAGTTATCTGTACGTGGAATGGATATGATTATTTTTGCTATTTGTATGCCAGTAGTAATAATGGTTATTCTGGGTATCATTTACGGAGATAGACCTGCATTTGATGGAGCCCAGTACACATTTTTAGAACAGTCTTTTGGTGCCGTGTCAACAATTGCCATTGCAGCTGGTGGGGTTATGGGACTACCATTAGTAATAGCGGATTATAGGCATAAAAAAATACTGAAAAGATTTAAAGTAACCCCAACTAGTCCAACACTTATACTTGCTGTACAAGTACTGGTATATACAATCTATTCAATGGTTTCATTGGCCTTAATTTATGGGTCTGCATCGATATTCTTTGGTTACCAAATGGAAGGGTCATGGATCAAATTTTTTAGCGCTTACATTTTGGTATTGATATCTATGTTTAGCATTGGCGTTTTAGTGGGAGGTGTAGCTTCGAATATTAAGACAGCAAGTGTTTTAGCAAGCGTTTTATACTTTCCTATGCTTGTTTTTTCCGGAGCAACTCTACCCTATGAGATTATGCCGGTTCCACTTCAAAGAGTAGCTGATTTTATGCCTCTAACTCAAGGGATCAAACTTTTGAAATCTACATCGTTAGGAATTCCGGTTGCAAATACATGGTTTCCTATACTTGTGATGAGTTTACTTGCAACAGTATGCATATTCTTTTCAATACGATTCTTCAAGTGGGAGTAG
- a CDS encoding ABC transporter ATP-binding protein gives MEVTIKVENLTKSYHDVKAVEKINITVYRGEVFGLLGANGAGKSTTIECILGTKKYDSGAVSVLGMEPQRHRKKLFEKVGVQFQEANYQDKITVEELCKVTQSLYKTTSEYMDLLGKFGLLDKVKSQVSELSGGQKQRLFIVLALLPAPEVVFLDELTTGLDARARRDVWKGLSDLKAKGLTIFLTSHFMDEIETLCDKICILKKGKIIFMGTAKEAIESSPYEKFEDAYLWYTDEEDLENESI, from the coding sequence ATGGAAGTAACTATTAAGGTGGAAAATTTAACAAAATCTTATCATGATGTTAAAGCAGTAGAAAAGATAAATATTACTGTTTATCGTGGTGAGGTTTTCGGATTGTTAGGTGCAAACGGAGCAGGAAAAAGTACAACGATTGAATGTATCTTAGGTACGAAGAAGTATGACAGTGGAGCTGTATCTGTTTTAGGGATGGAACCTCAAAGGCATCGTAAAAAGCTATTTGAGAAAGTAGGTGTTCAATTTCAAGAAGCAAACTATCAAGATAAGATAACTGTAGAAGAACTTTGTAAAGTTACTCAATCACTTTATAAGACTACTTCAGAGTATATGGATTTATTAGGTAAATTTGGACTTTTAGATAAAGTCAAAAGTCAAGTTAGTGAGCTTTCAGGTGGCCAAAAGCAACGATTATTTATTGTACTTGCCCTACTTCCTGCCCCTGAAGTAGTGTTTTTAGATGAGCTTACAACGGGCCTAGATGCAAGAGCAAGGCGTGATGTATGGAAAGGACTTTCTGATTTGAAAGCTAAAGGCTTAACTATATTTTTAACCTCTCATTTTATGGATGAGATAGAGACCTTGTGTGACAAAATATGTATTTTGAAAAAAGGAAAAATTATTTTTATGGGAACAGCAAAGGAAGCAATTGAATCGAGTCCTTATGAGAAGTTTGAGGATGCATATCTTTGGTATACTGATGAGGAGGATTTAGAAAATGAAAGCATTTAA
- a CDS encoding MerR family transcriptional regulator: protein MKTYKTSDIAQIIGIHPNTVRLYEAYELIPKTERKKNGYRVFTDFHIEQFKLARIAFEVEVLQNGLRKKAVEIIKLSAKKKFDEAICLAEDYLQQVRKEQINAEEAIEIVKEMLSDTVIGDETANLCLTRKEAADYLQITIDTLRNWELNGLLRIKRKKNGYRIYTEKDAKRLKIIRSLRCANYSLTAILRMLSALSRDPKTNLKMVIDTPQDDEDIVSACDNLLTSLRIAEKNMKTILAQLYIFKKDFR from the coding sequence ATGAAAACATATAAAACTTCAGATATTGCACAAATAATAGGAATACATCCTAATACAGTTAGACTTTATGAAGCATATGAGCTTATACCAAAAACAGAACGCAAAAAAAATGGGTATAGAGTTTTTACAGATTTTCATATAGAGCAATTCAAACTGGCACGAATCGCTTTCGAAGTAGAGGTGTTACAGAATGGCCTACGTAAAAAGGCAGTAGAAATTATTAAATTATCAGCGAAAAAGAAATTTGATGAAGCTATTTGCCTTGCTGAAGATTATTTGCAGCAAGTCAGAAAGGAGCAGATAAATGCTGAAGAAGCCATTGAAATTGTAAAGGAAATGTTGTCAGACACAGTTATTGGAGATGAAACAGCCAATTTATGTCTAACAAGAAAGGAAGCAGCTGACTATCTACAGATTACAATAGATACTTTAAGAAACTGGGAATTAAATGGTCTTTTGAGAATTAAGCGTAAGAAAAATGGATACCGGATATATACAGAGAAAGATGCCAAACGACTGAAAATTATACGTTCGCTTCGTTGTGCTAACTATTCTCTTACGGCAATTTTGCGTATGTTAAGTGCACTATCTAGGGATCCTAAAACAAATTTAAAAATGGTGATAGATACACCTCAAGATGATGAAGATATTGTTTCTGCCTGTGACAATCTATTAACGTCATTGAGAATTGCTGAAAAAAACATGAAAACTATATTAGCACAACTTTATATCTTTAAAAAAGATTTTAGATAA
- a CDS encoding DEAD/DEAH box helicase — MTKSSFSNYKLSSELLKAISMLGFKKPTRVQEEVIPVLLENKDIIVKSQTGSGKTASFAIPICELLDWDENKPQALVIVPTRELAVQVKEDVFNIGRFKRVKVPAIYGKSPFHLQQKELKQKSHVVVGTPGRIIDHIERKTFDTSKIKYLVIDEADEMLNMGFIEDLETIISNIPRDRVTMLLSATMPKDIEDLCKKYIKNPIHVEIEESSTIDRICQVRYNIEEEEKINLLEEITIVENPDSCIIFCNTKQKVDDVYDKLSNLRYTCKKIHGGMEQQDRLRVMKDFKQGYFRYLVATDVAARGIDIDNITLVINYDIPQDRESYVHRVGRTGRIDREGKAITFVTKYENKFLEDIQRYIGQEIPLEKRPGKETIDSYKQEFHKKINTRPEVKKEKGELLSKEIMKLHINAGKKTKMRPVDIVGTLCSINGMTAEDIGIIDILDVSTFVEILNNKGELVFQELQNMNIKGRPRRVSKVEM; from the coding sequence ATGACGAAATCAAGTTTTAGTAATTATAAATTAAGTAGTGAGTTGCTAAAGGCTATTAGTATGTTAGGTTTTAAGAAACCTACTAGAGTCCAAGAAGAAGTTATACCAGTTTTATTAGAGAACAAAGATATAATCGTGAAATCCCAAACGGGAAGTGGAAAGACTGCATCTTTTGCCATACCAATTTGTGAATTGCTAGATTGGGATGAAAATAAACCTCAAGCATTAGTGATTGTGCCAACACGAGAGCTTGCAGTTCAAGTTAAAGAAGATGTTTTTAATATAGGTAGGTTTAAAAGGGTAAAAGTACCTGCGATTTACGGGAAGTCTCCTTTTCACCTTCAACAAAAGGAACTTAAACAAAAAAGTCATGTGGTGGTTGGCACCCCTGGTCGTATTATAGATCACATCGAAAGAAAAACCTTTGATACATCAAAAATTAAATACCTTGTAATAGATGAAGCTGATGAAATGCTTAATATGGGGTTTATAGAGGACTTAGAAACGATAATTAGCAATATACCAAGAGATCGTGTGACAATGTTGCTATCTGCTACCATGCCAAAGGATATAGAAGATCTATGCAAAAAATATATCAAAAATCCTATCCATGTTGAAATAGAAGAAAGCTCAACGATAGATAGAATCTGCCAAGTAAGATATAACATAGAAGAAGAAGAGAAGATAAACCTTCTAGAAGAGATAACAATAGTAGAAAACCCTGATAGTTGTATCATATTTTGTAATACAAAGCAAAAAGTAGATGATGTTTATGACAAACTATCAAATCTACGGTATACTTGCAAGAAGATTCATGGTGGAATGGAACAACAGGATAGATTAAGGGTGATGAAGGATTTCAAGCAAGGTTATTTTAGGTATCTGGTAGCAACAGATGTTGCTGCTAGGGGAATAGACATAGATAATATTACTCTTGTAATTAATTATGATATACCTCAAGACAGAGAAAGCTATGTTCATAGGGTAGGTAGAACTGGACGTATAGATCGAGAAGGCAAAGCAATTACTTTTGTAACAAAATATGAAAATAAATTTTTAGAAGATATACAGCGATATATTGGGCAAGAAATTCCTCTTGAAAAAAGACCGGGGAAAGAAACTATAGATAGCTATAAACAGGAATTTCATAAAAAAATCAATACTAGACCAGAAGTGAAAAAGGAAAAAGGTGAACTTCTAAGTAAAGAAATTATGAAATTACATATAAATGCAGGTAAGAAAACGAAGATGCGACCAGTAGATATTGTTGGCACTCTTTGCAGCATCAATGGTATGACAGCAGAAGATATAGGGATCATTGATATTCTTGATGTATCTACCTTTGTTGAAATATTAAATAATAAAGGGGAATTAGTTTTTCAAGAATTACAAAATATGAATATCAAAGGGAGGCCCCGCAGAGTTAGCAAAGTAGAGATGTGA
- the tnpA gene encoding IS200/IS605 family transposase codes for MGQDYRRTQTTVSLINYHFVFCPRYRRKVLVGEVEIKFKQLLNEICKDIEIEILAIECDKDHCHLFVNALPHLSPADIMAKVKGVTSRLLRQEFKHLRHLPSLWTRSYFVSTAGNVSSETIKRYVEEQKTRG; via the coding sequence ATGGGACAAGATTATAGAAGAACACAAACAACAGTATCTTTAATAAACTATCATTTTGTTTTCTGTCCAAGGTACAGACGTAAAGTTCTAGTTGGAGAAGTTGAAATAAAATTTAAACAGCTTCTCAATGAGATTTGTAAAGACATTGAAATAGAAATTTTGGCAATAGAATGTGATAAAGACCACTGCCATCTTTTTGTCAATGCACTTCCTCATTTAAGTCCAGCAGACATAATGGCAAAAGTGAAAGGAGTGACTTCTCGATTATTAAGGCAGGAATTTAAACATCTGCGACATTTGCCAAGTCTTTGGACAAGAAGCTATTTTGTATCTACCGCAGGAAATGTATCAAGTGAAACTATAAAACGATATGTTGAAGAACAAAAAACAAGGGGGTGA
- a CDS encoding RNA-guided endonuclease InsQ/TnpB family protein: MQITVKFNIILTKEQVQLIESISKEYIHTVNSLVSSTLQSEERVKLSSKDVFANMPSAVKNQSIRDAKSICTKYKKAIKANSKLPTDKQKVINVATLKKPVCIWNNQNYSLKDGILSFPVIIDGKSQRIQTRTIMTDYQLKQLEGHLGALRITKKSNKYIAQISVEKVSHIVKGDVVMGVDLGLKVPAVAVTDSGKTFFFGNGRQNKYVKRKYKAKRKKLGKAKKLKVIKKLDDKEQRWMTDQDHKVSREIINFAVNNNVSDIRLEKLTNIRNTARTSRKNEKNLHTWSFYRLAQFIEYKALLKGIKVEYVDPKYTSQICPECKKLNKARDRKYKCSCGFKTHRDRVGAINIINAPVVDGKSLLA; this comes from the coding sequence ATGCAGATAACAGTAAAATTTAATATTATTTTGACAAAAGAACAAGTACAACTAATAGAATCTATATCAAAAGAATATATCCATACTGTTAATAGCCTTGTTTCATCTACGCTCCAATCAGAAGAAAGAGTAAAGCTATCATCTAAAGATGTTTTTGCAAATATGCCAAGTGCAGTGAAAAATCAATCTATTAGAGATGCCAAAAGTATCTGTACTAAGTACAAGAAAGCTATCAAGGCTAATTCCAAACTGCCTACTGATAAACAAAAAGTAATCAATGTAGCTACCCTTAAAAAACCTGTCTGTATATGGAATAATCAAAATTATTCACTTAAAGACGGTATTCTTAGTTTTCCCGTTATTATAGATGGGAAATCGCAGCGTATTCAAACTAGAACTATCATGACAGACTATCAGCTAAAACAACTAGAAGGTCATTTGGGAGCATTGCGTATAACTAAGAAAAGCAATAAATATATCGCTCAAATAAGTGTTGAAAAAGTATCTCATATAGTTAAAGGTGATGTTGTAATGGGTGTTGACTTAGGCCTAAAAGTTCCTGCTGTAGCTGTAACCGATTCAGGAAAAACGTTTTTTTTTGGAAACGGTAGGCAAAATAAATACGTCAAACGTAAATATAAAGCGAAACGTAAAAAACTTGGAAAAGCCAAGAAGCTTAAAGTCATTAAAAAGCTTGATGATAAAGAACAACGTTGGATGACAGACCAAGACCACAAAGTAAGTAGAGAAATAATTAATTTTGCAGTAAATAATAATGTTTCTGATATTCGGCTTGAAAAATTAACGAATATCAGAAACACGGCAAGAACAAGCCGTAAAAACGAAAAAAATCTACATACATGGTCATTCTATCGTCTAGCTCAATTCATAGAGTATAAGGCACTATTGAAGGGGATAAAGGTTGAATATGTTGATCCTAAATACACTTCTCAAATATGCCCTGAATGTAAGAAACTAAATAAAGCAAGAGATAGAAAATATAAATGCTCCTGTGGTTTTAAAACACATAGGGATAGAGTAGGTGCTATAAATATAATTAATGCACCTGTAGTAGATGGTAAAAGTCTACTAGCCTAG
- a CDS encoding M48 family metallopeptidase, with product MEQQSEINCYYLGKSYPLYTKVDSSIKKLTIQWDGKVFICISPQEGEINITNALESFYIKACKKLIEERLKLYQPHFKVKYKSFSIENHQTKWGSCSSNRHLTFHWKLILFPLNVIDYVVIHELCHLIHMNHDRSFWRLVGKIHPKYKEAMAILGTTKTREI from the coding sequence ATGGAACAACAATCTGAAATTAATTGTTATTATTTAGGAAAGTCTTATCCTTTATATACAAAAGTGGATTCGTCAATAAAAAAGCTGACTATACAATGGGATGGCAAAGTTTTTATATGTATTAGTCCACAAGAAGGAGAAATTAATATTACCAATGCACTTGAGAGCTTTTATATAAAAGCTTGCAAAAAATTAATTGAAGAAAGATTAAAATTATATCAACCACATTTTAAAGTAAAATACAAATCCTTCTCCATAGAAAATCATCAAACTAAATGGGGAAGTTGTAGCTCAAATAGGCACTTGACTTTCCATTGGAAACTGATTCTATTTCCTCTCAATGTCATTGACTATGTTGTTATACATGAACTTTGTCACCTAATACACATGAATCATGACCGCTCCTTTTGGAGATTGGTGGGCAAGATTCATCCCAAATACAAAGAAGCAATGGCTATTTTAGGAACGACAAAAACTAGAGAGATTTGA
- a CDS encoding transposase: MPRRAREKSSIGIYHVMLRGINGQTIFEDNEDYQKFIETIKKYKEICGYDIYAYCLMSNHIHLLIREGIEDLGIVFKRIGVRYVHWYNWKHKRSGHLFQDRYKSEAVENDKYFLTVLRYIHQNPIKAGIENDIRKYPWSSYNEYLTKNVICDTKFILSIFGKDEKKAIELFKKFNMEENNDKCFEYEERVKIDDTEATKIIIEVARVENTIQVQSIEKEMRDKVIKELKSRGLSIRQIERLTGVSFGVIRKL; the protein is encoded by the coding sequence ATGCCAAGAAGAGCAAGGGAAAAAAGTAGTATAGGAATATATCATGTGATGCTTAGAGGAATAAACGGACAAACAATATTTGAAGATAATGAAGACTATCAAAAATTCATTGAAACAATTAAGAAATATAAAGAAATATGTGGATATGATATATACGCTTATTGTCTTATGAGTAATCACATACATCTATTGATTAGAGAAGGGATAGAGGATTTAGGAATAGTATTTAAGAGAATAGGCGTAAGGTATGTACACTGGTATAACTGGAAGCACAAAAGAAGTGGTCATTTATTTCAAGATAGATATAAAAGTGAGGCAGTTGAAAATGATAAATACTTTTTGACAGTACTTAGGTATATACATCAGAATCCAATTAAAGCAGGTATTGAAAATGATATAAGAAAATATCCATGGAGCAGTTATAATGAGTATTTAACTAAGAATGTCATATGTGATACAAAGTTTATATTAAGTATTTTTGGAAAGGATGAGAAAAAAGCTATAGAATTATTTAAAAAATTCAATATGGAAGAGAATAACGATAAATGCTTTGAGTATGAAGAACGAGTTAAAATAGATGATACAGAAGCAACAAAAATTATAATAGAAGTAGCTAGAGTAGAAAACACAATACAAGTTCAAAGTATTGAAAAAGAAATGAGAGATAAAGTAATCAAAGAATTAAAGAGCAGGGGACTATCAATAAGACAAATAGAAAGATTAACTGGAGTTAGTTTTGGTGTAATAAGAAAGTTATAG
- a CDS encoding DMT family transporter: protein MGKIKPSKIKYVSYIMLQSVVYGVGNPLTKVAYESITPFWLLTFRFSIALFIFFVFFGKSVIAQLKTAKFSQYFPASLCMALAYITCNLALNWTSATNVGFLMSLPVIFTPLLGIVILRQKYDFRYLPLQIIVIIGLYLLCSNEGGFTLNKGDVFALITALALSGSLVFGKKSLESLDAITISATQAGVTAFMSIICALVFDDFNIVPNISPAAWGVIVYLALTCTCLAYVLQNSALVYLSSNTVSMLQCTQPILTAICSFIVLRETMSFRGILGGLIIIGSILVANLLETNGKSHQATKTGDKDYIGDGITATPK from the coding sequence ATGGGAAAAATTAAACCGAGTAAAATTAAATATGTATCTTACATAATGCTTCAAAGTGTGGTCTATGGTGTTGGAAATCCCTTGACAAAGGTAGCCTATGAAAGTATCACACCATTTTGGTTGCTTACCTTTAGATTTTCCATAGCACTATTTATCTTCTTTGTTTTTTTTGGAAAAAGTGTAATCGCCCAACTGAAAACAGCTAAGTTCTCACAATATTTTCCAGCAAGCTTATGTATGGCTCTTGCCTATATAACCTGTAATTTGGCATTGAATTGGACATCTGCTACCAACGTTGGGTTTCTAATGTCTTTACCGGTCATTTTTACACCGCTGCTTGGCATCGTTATTCTTCGCCAGAAATATGACTTCAGATATTTGCCTCTACAAATAATTGTAATAATCGGATTGTATTTACTTTGCAGTAATGAAGGAGGATTCACGTTAAATAAAGGCGATGTTTTTGCTCTAATTACAGCTCTAGCACTATCGGGCTCATTGGTATTTGGCAAAAAATCGTTGGAATCGCTTGATGCTATTACTATTTCAGCTACGCAGGCAGGTGTTACAGCATTTATGAGCATTATTTGTGCATTGGTGTTTGATGATTTTAATATAGTGCCAAATATCTCACCAGCGGCCTGGGGAGTAATTGTTTATTTAGCGTTGACATGCACTTGTCTTGCATATGTATTACAAAATTCGGCATTAGTATACCTCTCCTCCAATACGGTTTCAATGCTTCAATGTACACAACCGATTTTAACTGCAATATGCTCATTCATTGTTCTTAGAGAAACAATGAGCTTTCGAGGAATATTAGGAGGGTTAATAATCATTGGTTCCATCTTGGTCGCCAACTTATTAGAAACAAATGGAAAATCGCATCAAGCTACAAAAACTGGTGATAAAGATTACATTGGTGATGGAATTACTGCTACTCCCAAGTAA